Proteins from a genomic interval of Oncorhynchus kisutch isolate 150728-3 linkage group LG28, Okis_V2, whole genome shotgun sequence:
- the LOC109872504 gene encoding palmitoyltransferase ZDHHC20 → MAPHHVLRCCQRSLSWIPVIFINLVVGWSYYAYVVELCILTIPNNAEKISYLVVFHLFFIMFIWSYWKTICSRPANPSKEFCLPKVEKEQYEKEEHPDTQQEILKKVVVGLPVYTRTGTGAVRYCDRCLVIKPDRCHHCSTCDMCVLKMDHHCPWVNNCVGFSNYKFFVLFLAYSMLYCAFIAATVLQYFIKFWTNQLPDTHAKFHVLFLFFVAAMFFISILSLFSYHLWLVGKNRTTIEAFRAPVFRNGPDKNGFSLGFSRNMAEVFGDQKKYWMFPIYTSHGDGNSFVTRLVNLDPEQIAVGLQINGKSSVDCPASPKHVLGDTINHIEDHQDGSFDKTDVAETVTVTIESES, encoded by the exons ATGGCGCCGCATCATGTTCTAAGGTGCTGTCAGCGGAGTTTATCTTGGATACCTGTTATTTTCATAAACCTTGTCGTTGGCTGGTCTTATTATGCATACGTCGTTGAACTCTGTATCT TAACAATCCCAAATAATGCAGAAAAAA TATCATACCTAGTTGTCTTTCACCTGTTCTTCATTATGTTCATCTGGTCCTACTGGAAGACTATCTGCAGCAGGCCCGCCAACCCCTctaaagag TTTTGTCTGCCCAAAGTGGAGAAAGAGCAGTATGAGAAGGAGGAACATCCAGACACTCAGCAGGAGATCCTGAAGAAGGTGGTGGTAGGATTGCCTGTCTATACACGCACTGGGACAGGAG CCGTCCGGTACTGTGACCGCTGTCTGGTGATCAAACCCGACCGCTGCCACCACTGCTCCACCTGTGACAT GTGTGTACTGAAGATGGACCATCACTGTCCATG ggTGAATAACTGTGTTGGATTTTCAAACTACAAGTTCTTTGTCTTGTTTCTGGCCTACTCCATGCTGTATTGTGCATTCATCGCCGCTACCGTCCTGCAGTATTTCATCAAATTCTGGACA AATCAACTGCCTGACACTCACGCCAAATTCCACGTGTTGTTTCTGTTTTTTGTGGCGGCCATGTTCTTCATCAGCATCCTGTCGCTTTTCAGCTACCATCTCTGGCTTGTGGGAAAGAACAGGACCACCATAG aGGCTTTCAGGGCTCCTGTCTTCAGAAATGGCCCAGACAAGAATGGCTTCTCTCTGGGGTTCAGTAGGAACATGGCTGAGGTCTTTGGAGACCAGAAGAAGTACTGGATGTTTCCCATCTACACCAG tcacGGTGATGGTAACAGTTTTGTCACCCGGTTGGTGAACTTAGATCCTGAGCAGATAGCTGTGGGCCTCCAGATCAACGGCAAAAG CTCTGTAGATTGTCCTGCAAGCCCCAAGCATGTCCTTGGCGACACCATCAACCACATTGAGGACCATCAGGATGGCAGCTTCGACAAAACTG ATGTAGCCGAGACGGTCACAGTCACCATAGAGAGCGAGTCATAG